The Flavobacteriales bacterium sequence AGACTTTCCAATTATTCCTTGTGATTTATGTGGTAGCCAGCCCAATATGCAACGTCAACTGACCAAACAATTGTTAAATAACTGGGAGAAAAAATTCCCCAATCGAAAAGCAATTATGTTTAACGCACTGAAGAACGTATCCCCTACTCACCTTTTGGATAGAGCGATCTATAACTTTCAAGATTTAGAATCTCTTATTATGGATGGGAAAGAGATTGAGGGAGAAGATATTGAAAAATATATCTAATACTCATTTTGGATTGAAATTTGATTTATTGAATAAAAAAAACGATTAACATGTTGAAATATATCATTGCGCTATTGTCAATTAGTTTAACCCTACAAACAATTGCACAAAATAAAAAAATCACCAATAAAGACATTTGGGCTTCCCGTACATTTTCTGCTAAAAATGTTTATGGAATCAATTCGATGAATGATGGGGTACATTTTACAACGCTGGATTACGACCAAAAAGGCTCAATGATTCAAAAAGCGAGGTACAACTCACCTACTCAAAAAGAAACCATTATCTCTGATGCTATTTTTGAAAAAAATGGAATCAAAGGGGTTAGTATAGAAGATTATCAGTTTAACCCGTCAGAATCTAAAATTTTAATTGCTACAGAAAGTGAAAAGATCTATCGCCACTCAAGAAAGTACAATTATTATATTTACGATCTTGCTACCAAAAATTTACAACCACTTACCGACTTTTCTAAAGGAAAACAAAGTTTAGCTGAATTTTCTCCTACTGAAGATAAAGTAGCTTTTACAAGAAAAAATAATTTATTCTTTGTTGATTTTACTACAGGAAAAGAAACTCAAATTACTACTGATGGAAAATATAATGAAATCATTAACGGTGGGACTGACTGGGTTTACGAAGAAGAATTTGGTTTTGACAAAGGTTTTGAGTGGTCTCCAGATGGGAGTAAAATTGCTTATTACCGATTTGATGAAAGTGAAGTAAAAGAATTTCAAATGGAGATTTATGGTACATTGTATCCAGAACATCAAAGATTTAAATACCCTAAAGCTGGAGAAGCCAATTCTCTAGTAACTGTTCATGTATATGAAATCAACCAAAATAGAACAACAGGTTTTTACAATGGCAGTGAAACTGATATTTATATTCCTAGAATCAAATGGGCAAATGCCAACACATTGAGTGTACAGAAACTGAACCGTTTACAAAACGAATTGGAGATCTGGATGGGTACTTTTTTACCAGATCGTCCTAACAATAAAAGTGTAGAGACTAAAGTTGTTTACGCTGAAGTATCTAAAACCTATATTGATATTCATGATAACATAACATTCTTAAAAGATGGAAAATCATTTTTATGGACCAGTGAAAAAGACGGTTTTAATCACATTTATAAAGTAGACTATACTTCTGGAAAAGAAGAACAAATTACTTCTGGAGAATGGGAAGTTACCACTGTTTATG is a genomic window containing:
- a CDS encoding S9 family peptidase, with product MLKYIIALLSISLTLQTIAQNKKITNKDIWASRTFSAKNVYGINSMNDGVHFTTLDYDQKGSMIQKARYNSPTQKETIISDAIFEKNGIKGVSIEDYQFNPSESKILIATESEKIYRHSRKYNYYIYDLATKNLQPLTDFSKGKQSLAEFSPTEDKVAFTRKNNLFFVDFTTGKETQITTDGKYNEIINGGTDWVYEEEFGFDKGFEWSPDGSKIAYYRFDESEVKEFQMEIYGTLYPEHQRFKYPKAGEANSLVTVHVYEINQNRTTGFYNGSETDIYIPRIKWANANTLSVQKLNRLQNELEIWMGTFLPDRPNNKSVETKVVYAEVSKTYIDIHDNITFLKDGKSFLWTSEKDGFNHIYKVDYTSGKEEQITSGEWEVTTVYGINEKTNNIYFQAAHKTPMQREVYSIDLKSKKENILSKKDGVNYANFSNTFDYYFLHHSDANTPFTVTVQSTHLKHAPIVLEDNRMLKATLATYDISPKTFFTVKNNDGTALNAWMIKPSDFDEKKTYPLLMFVYGGPGINTVNDKWEYGNYFWFQSLAQQGYVVVSVDARGTGYRGREFKHSTYLQLGKFETEDQIAAAKKLGAMPYIDQNRIGIFGWSYGGYMSSLCISKGADVFKSAIAVAPVTNWRYYDNIYTERFMRTPQENGKNYDSNSPINHVDKIKGNYLLIHGSADDNVHFQNAMEMANTLVEKNIPFDFMAYPNKDHGIYGGLTRLHLYNKMTQFILNKL